Proteins encoded within one genomic window of Oryza glaberrima chromosome 12, OglaRS2, whole genome shotgun sequence:
- the LOC127756940 gene encoding uncharacterized protein LOC127756940, protein MILEDPIRSDPIHLQAASGRASLIEIRLGVNLGVANRIRIPTGAVALIWSVCLCGPDHQQPQLAMAKRRRCREAQQAMAKKSKTSAPCFLPDDVVGEVLLRLPSRSLARFRSVCRSWERRISSPAFVESHHAVAAATRPPKLAFAPTAPPHRWNLFEDHDVRCRECPRVIGPKACRGLVLLGQRCTRTYSVCNPSTGGRLRLPPCLTGYPYFNSCAGIGFDERAGVHKVVVIAAPIELEWATRCEVITIGDPAGWRAPAGEGSSSSMPAASFLVQNMDPVLANGCLHWALRGASRVSENDDDSAVLSLSLAAESFRRVPLPPFAKDDVRRCFMDDSKPYPAANPRKPGYIKGTTPTGPVLAELGGRLCMVRDLRHRGDMGGTTFEVYRLDDYDSGAWSLSYRVDLSGHAAKRLMTTWFVVPLCYLAGADGDGDSSDRIMLATTMQEVHVYDPKTRTLETLVSAVHADEAMTRSQRQNSTASQQESPPFSLCNHSEDLPTSKNYLRFVMFHESLVHLEGMEYGNSEFEILDA, encoded by the coding sequence TGTCAATCTCGGGGTGGCGAACCGTATCCGAATCCCAACTGGAGCAGTTGCGCTAATATGGAGTGTATGCTTGTGTGGTCCCGATCATCAGCAGCCGCAGCTAGCGATGGCCAAACGCAGGAGGTGCCGCGAGGCGCAGCAGGCCATGGCCAAGAAGAGCAAGACGTCGGCCCCGTGCTTCTTGCCggacgacgtcgtcggcgaggtGCTGCTGCGCTTGCCGTCCAGGTCGCTCGCGAGGTTCCGCTCCGTCTGCCGCTCCTGGGAGCGCCGCATCTCCTCGCCCGCCTTCGTCGAGAGCCAccacgcggtggcggcggcgacgcggccgcccAAGCTGGCCTTCGcaccgacggcgccgccgcaccgctgGAACCTGTTCGAGGACCACGACGTGCGCTGCCGCGAGTGCCCCAGGGTCATCGGCCCCAAGGCCTGCCGCGGCCTCGTCCTCCTGGGCCAGCGCTGCACGCGCACCTACTCCGTCTGCAACCCTTCCaccggcggccgcctccgcctgccgcCCTGCCTCACGGGGTACCCCTACTTCAACAGCTGCGCGGGGATCGGCTTCGACGAGCGCGCCGGCGTGCACAAGGTGGTCGTCATCGCGGCGCCCATCGAACTGGAATGGGCGACGCGATGCGAGGTGATCACCATCGGCGACCCCGCGGGCTGGAGGGCGCCGGCGGGCGAGGGAAGCTCCAGCAGCatgcccgccgcctccttcctcgtCCAAAACATGGACCCTGTCTTGGCGAACGGCTGCCTCCACTGGGCGCTCCGCGGCGCGTCACGCGTCTCCGagaacgacgacgacagcgccgTCCTCTCCTTGTCCCTCGCCGCCGAATCCTTCCGTAGAGTGCCCCTGCCGCCGTTCGCCAAGGACGATGTCCGCAGATGCTTCATGGACGACTCCAAACCCTACCCCGCCGCGAACCCCCGGAAGCCGGGATACATAAAGGGCACGACGCCGACGGGCCCCGTCCTCGCGGAGCTCGGCGGACGCCTCTGCATGGTTCGCGacctccgccaccgcggcgaCATGGGCGGCACCACCTTCGAGGTGTACAGGCTCGACGACTACGACTCCGGCGCGTGGTCCCTGAGTTACCGTGTCGACCTGTCCGGCCACGCCGCGAAGCGGCTGATGACGACGTGGTTCGTCGTGCCGCTGTgctacctcgccggcgccgacggcgacggcgactccTCCGATCGGATCATGCTCGCCACCACGATGCAGGAGGTCCACGTGTATGATCCCAAGACTCGTACGCTTGAGACGCTGGTTTCTGCGGTCCATGCTGATGAAGCTATGACACGTTCACAACGTCAGAATTCTACTGCATCTCAGCAGGAATCCCCCCCATTTTCCTTATGTAACCACAGCGAGGATTTGCCGACTTCAAAAAATTACCTACGCTTCGTGATGTTCCATGAAAGCCTCGTTCATCTGGAAGGCATGGAATACGGCAATAGTGAGTTCGAAATACTGGATGCGTAA